Proteins encoded by one window of Kribbella flavida DSM 17836:
- a CDS encoding lipopolysaccharide biosynthesis protein has translation MALPLTGTTGPHPASLAKIARGGSANLVGAAGGAVLTLLLTWVVTRGTDATVAGGLFALTAVFLIVAAIAELGSDVSLSKFLPHFLVEDRLADARTTVRMAALVSLLGGGLLGVVLLVLRGQAADVVLGDGSAAGGSRAVAVLAVCIPLAAVTNTVLSATRGLTAIRPTVLVDKIGRALLQVGCVGVAVAAGAGLGGLTLAWALPYVVATLAAIGWFLLIERRLVARSGPGRPPSARTALWREYAAYTWPRVISRISQSILQRADIVLVAALRSPAEAAVYTVATRLFVIGQLGAQAIQQVAAPHTSALLSAGDGRETKRVFQTVTAWTMALTWPFFLACLALAPFLLHVFGGTAYRAGDDVVVVLAVAALLAAAGGPVDLILLMAGRSGLSLVNALVALGVNLVLNLLLIPRIGMVGAAVAWAAAIVVRNVLGMIQVSATLHWLPFSRLSVSVGGLALACFAVPPLLLNLVADPSDGMLVAVLAAGAVGYLTALWKLRDHLALTAFTAMLRRRRHPDPAGVLPAGDDTKPVPL, from the coding sequence GTGGCCCTTCCGCTCACCGGCACGACGGGTCCCCACCCGGCCAGCCTGGCGAAGATCGCCCGCGGCGGCTCCGCCAACCTGGTCGGAGCCGCCGGCGGCGCGGTGCTCACCCTGCTGCTCACCTGGGTGGTGACCCGCGGCACCGACGCCACCGTGGCCGGCGGCCTGTTCGCGCTGACCGCGGTGTTCCTGATCGTCGCGGCGATCGCCGAACTCGGCTCGGACGTGTCGCTGTCGAAGTTCCTTCCGCACTTCCTGGTCGAGGACCGGCTGGCCGACGCCCGCACCACCGTCCGGATGGCCGCGCTGGTGTCCCTGCTCGGCGGCGGCCTGCTCGGCGTGGTCCTGCTGGTCCTGCGCGGTCAGGCGGCGGACGTCGTTCTGGGTGACGGCAGCGCGGCCGGAGGCAGCCGGGCGGTCGCCGTCCTGGCCGTCTGCATCCCGCTCGCGGCGGTGACGAACACCGTGCTGTCCGCCACCCGCGGGCTCACCGCGATCCGGCCGACCGTGCTGGTGGACAAGATCGGCCGGGCGCTGCTGCAGGTCGGCTGCGTCGGCGTCGCGGTCGCGGCCGGCGCCGGGCTCGGTGGCCTGACGCTGGCCTGGGCCCTCCCGTACGTCGTAGCCACGCTTGCCGCGATCGGCTGGTTCCTGCTGATCGAGCGGCGTCTGGTCGCCCGCAGCGGGCCGGGCCGGCCGCCGTCGGCGCGTACGGCGCTCTGGCGCGAGTACGCCGCCTACACCTGGCCGCGGGTGATCTCACGGATCAGCCAGAGCATCTTGCAACGAGCCGACATCGTGCTCGTCGCCGCACTGCGCTCACCGGCCGAGGCGGCGGTCTACACCGTCGCCACCCGGCTGTTCGTGATCGGCCAGCTCGGTGCCCAAGCGATCCAGCAGGTCGCGGCTCCGCACACCAGTGCGTTGCTGTCCGCCGGGGACGGCCGGGAGACCAAGCGGGTGTTCCAGACCGTCACCGCGTGGACGATGGCGCTGACGTGGCCGTTCTTCCTGGCCTGCCTGGCGCTGGCGCCGTTCCTGCTGCACGTGTTCGGCGGTACGGCGTACCGGGCCGGCGACGACGTGGTCGTCGTGCTGGCCGTGGCCGCGCTGCTGGCTGCCGCGGGCGGTCCGGTGGACCTGATCCTGCTGATGGCCGGCCGGAGCGGGCTGAGCCTGGTCAACGCGCTGGTCGCGCTCGGCGTCAACCTGGTCCTGAACCTGCTCCTGATCCCGCGCATCGGCATGGTCGGTGCGGCGGTCGCGTGGGCGGCGGCGATCGTGGTGCGCAACGTGCTCGGCATGATCCAGGTCTCGGCCACCCTGCACTGGCTGCCGTTCAGCCGCCTGTCGGTATCGGTCGGCGGCTTGGCGCTGGCCTGCTTCGCCGTACCGCCACTGCTCCTGAACCTGGTCGCGGACCCCTCCGACGGGATGCTCGTGGCCGTGCTGGCGGCGGGGGCCGTCGGCTACCTGACCGCGCTGTGGAAGCTGCGCGACCACCTCGCCCTGACGGCGTTCACCGCGATGCTGCGGCGCCGTCGTCACCCCGACCCGGCCGGTGTGCTGCCTGCCGGAGACGACACGAAGCCGGTACCCCTGTGA
- a CDS encoding RCC1 domain-containing protein: MKTFRPVLRALGPRALHRPVLLVVALTAAAGIGACAKAQPLAAPTAAGPSNTGGLVLSTGFSDAGQLGRSAPTGIRTSFGPVVDRTGANLVGVVALAAGEQHSLALLNDGRVLAWGANDDGQLGTGTRAASVVPLPVRAPDNTPGALTGVVDIAADSNTSVALRKDGTVVVWGRANSGQRGNADTTANPTTPSVVLNPSGTGPLTGVRAISVDGGSELALTDRGTVLGWGDNTFGQLGTSAPPVAKLPVAITGQGKVPLGNVRAIAIGGQHSVALLGDGRVMTWGRNDVNQLGDGTGVKRNFPAPVLIGPGQPLTGATEISSAEKYTLALLKDGSVVGWGHNNAGQLGNGTVKVQPFASPVRGRGDEPKLLAVKHVFAGESYSVAVLQNGTILTWGANGRGQLASGDRADRSKPGPVSVENGVPAPNWVTAVAVGRRHLLITLR, from the coding sequence GTGAAGACGTTCCGCCCCGTCCTGCGGGCGCTCGGTCCCCGAGCGCTGCACCGTCCCGTCCTGCTCGTCGTCGCGCTGACGGCGGCCGCCGGGATCGGCGCCTGCGCGAAAGCCCAGCCCTTGGCCGCACCGACCGCCGCCGGGCCGTCGAACACCGGTGGCCTGGTGCTGTCGACCGGGTTCTCCGACGCCGGCCAGCTGGGCCGGTCCGCACCGACCGGGATCCGGACCAGCTTCGGCCCGGTGGTGGACCGCACCGGGGCGAACCTGGTCGGCGTGGTGGCCTTGGCCGCGGGCGAGCAGCACTCGCTGGCCCTGCTGAACGACGGCCGGGTGCTGGCGTGGGGAGCCAACGACGACGGCCAGCTCGGCACCGGCACCCGCGCGGCCTCGGTGGTCCCGCTGCCGGTCCGCGCACCGGACAACACGCCGGGCGCGCTGACCGGCGTCGTCGACATCGCGGCCGACTCCAACACGTCGGTTGCCCTGCGCAAGGACGGCACGGTGGTGGTCTGGGGCCGGGCGAACTCGGGTCAGCGCGGCAACGCCGACACCACCGCGAACCCGACCACGCCGAGCGTCGTGCTGAATCCGAGCGGCACCGGTCCGCTGACCGGCGTCCGGGCGATCTCGGTCGACGGCGGCAGCGAGCTGGCGCTGACCGATCGCGGCACCGTGCTGGGCTGGGGCGACAACACCTTCGGTCAGCTCGGCACGTCGGCTCCGCCGGTCGCGAAGTTGCCGGTCGCGATCACCGGCCAGGGCAAGGTCCCGCTCGGCAACGTGCGCGCGATCGCCATCGGCGGGCAGCACTCGGTCGCGCTGCTCGGCGACGGCCGGGTGATGACCTGGGGCCGCAACGACGTCAACCAGCTCGGCGACGGCACCGGGGTCAAGCGCAACTTTCCCGCTCCGGTCCTGATCGGGCCGGGTCAACCGCTCACCGGCGCCACCGAGATCTCGTCGGCGGAGAAGTACACGCTGGCGTTGCTCAAGGACGGCTCGGTGGTCGGCTGGGGCCACAACAACGCCGGGCAGCTCGGCAACGGCACGGTCAAGGTGCAGCCGTTCGCGAGCCCCGTGCGGGGCCGCGGCGACGAGCCGAAGCTGCTGGCCGTCAAGCATGTCTTCGCCGGTGAGAGCTACAGCGTGGCGGTCCTGCAGAACGGCACCATCCTCACCTGGGGCGCGAACGGGCGCGGCCAGCTCGCCAGCGGTGACCGTGCCGACCGCAGCAAGCCCGGACCGGTGTCGGTCGAGAACGGCGTCCCGGCACCGAACTGGGTGACGGCCGTCGCCGTCGGCCGCCGGCACCTGCTGATCACCCTGCGCTAG